The Candidatus Methylomirabilota bacterium sequence GTCGAAGTCGCTCGGCAACACGCTGGCCATCCGGGAAGTCGTCAAGCGCCACGAGCCCGACGCCCTGCGCCTGTGGCTGCTCGGCACGCACTACCGGCATCCCGTCGAGTTCTCCGAGGAGCGGCTTCGCGAGGCCGGCCGCGCCCTGGAGCGCTTCACCCGGCTGTTCCATGCCGCCCAGGCCCTGGGGGCCACCGCCGCCCCGGGGGGGCTGCCGGGCGAGCTGGGCGGCTTCGCCCAGCGGTTCGCGGCCGCGATGGACGACGATTTCAACACGCCCCAGGCCCTCGGGGCGCTGTTCGACCTGAGCCGCGCGCTCTACGAGCGTCTGGACCAGGCCGGCGCGAGCTCGGCGGCTCGGCAGGCGGTGGTCGCCGGCATCGTCGAGCTCGAGCGCCTGGGTGGGGCGCTGGGGCTGTTTCGACGAGAGAGGGCCCCGGTCGGGCCGCCCCCCGAGGTGGAGGCTTTGATGGCCGAGCGCGCTCGAGCCCGGCAGCAGCGGGACTTCAAGCGCGCGGACGAGTTGCGGCGGGCGATCCACACCATGGGCTGGCAGGTCGAAGACACGCCGGCCGGCCCTCGTCTCACTCGACGGACGACGTGATGGTGCTCCGAGAGCCGGGCGCGACGGGCGAGGTGGTGTACGGGCGCAACCCCGTGCTGGCCCTGCTCAGGGGCCCCGAGCGCCGAGCAGACGAGGTAGCCGTCCTGGCCGGGGCTTCCGGCCCCCTGGGGGAGGTCGTCGCCGTCGCGAGGCGGGCCGGGGTGAAGGTCTCCTTCCGGACCCGGGACCAGCTCACCGCGATCGCGGGCTCGCCCCGCCACCAGGGCGTCGTTGCGCGGGTCGCAGCGGCGCCCTACGCCGACGTCGAACGGCTCCTGGAGATCGCCGGCGAAAGGGGGGAGGCGGGCTTCTTTCTGGCCGTCGACCAGGTCCAGGACCCCCGGAACCTCGGCGCCATCCTCAGGAGCGCCGACGCGTTCGGGGCCCATGGAGTGATCGTTCCCAAACACCACCAGGTAGGGCTGACTGGCGCGGTCGCCCGCACGTCTATGGGGGCGATAGGAGCGGTGGTGGTCGCTCGGGAAACCAATCTCGTCTTCGCCCTTGAAAAATTAAAGGAATCAGGTGTTTGGATCTATGGCACCTCGATCGCCGGCGGCGTTCCTCCCTGGGGAGCCGATCTGAGGGAGCCCCTCTGTCTGGTGCTGGGAAGCGAGGGCGAGGGACTGCGCCCCTTGGTGGCCAGGACCTGTGACGCCCTGCTCACCATCCCCATGACGGGGCGAGTGGGGTCCTTGAACGTCGCGGCGGCGGCGGCGGTGCTCTGCTACGAGGTCGAGCGCCAGAGGCAGGAACGGCGGAAAAGTCCTTGACGAAACAAGGACTCGAAACTAAAGTGAAGTTTTGTCTGTGCTGGCGTAGCTCAGGGGAAGAGCAACTGCCTTGTAAGCAGTGGGTCGGGGGTTCAAATCCTCCCGCCAGCGCCAGCAGTTCCGGGGAGTTCGCATATCACATGCCGGCAGGTTCGGGGAGGTACCCAAGTGGCCAAAGGGGGCAGACTGTAAATCTGCTGGCGTACGCCTTCGGGGGTTCAAATCCTCCCCTCCCCACCACCCGCGCGGATGCGGGCGGGAATAGCTCAGCGGTAGAGCGCCAGCCTTCCAAGCTGGGGGTCGCGGGTTCGAATCCCGTTTCCCGCTCCATGCGATTTCGAGGAGCCCACGGCTTCGCCGGGGGTGACGAGCGATGGGGGTTCGGGGCCCATGTCGGGGCCCCCATGAAGGCCAGCCACGCCCATGTAGCTCAGTCGGCAGAGCGCGTCCTTGGTAAGGACGAGGTCTCCGGTTCAATCCCGGACATGGGCTCCATTCCTTCCGGGATCGCCTGCGTCAACGGAGGTCAGTGAGATGGCCAAGGCGAAATACGAGCGGACGAAGCCGCACGTGAACATCGGGACGATCGGGCACATCGACCACGGCAAGACGACGTTGACGGCGGCGATCACGAAGGTGCTGCACACGAAGAACAAGGGGATCGCGGTGCGGGAG is a genomic window containing:
- a CDS encoding GTP-binding protein, translating into MVRTRSPVQSRTWAPFLPGSPASTEVSEMAKAKYERTKPHVNIGTIGHIDHGKTTLTAAITKVLHTKNKGIAVRE
- the rlmB gene encoding 23S rRNA (guanosine(2251)-2'-O)-methyltransferase RlmB, with amino-acid sequence MVLREPGATGEVVYGRNPVLALLRGPERRADEVAVLAGASGPLGEVVAVARRAGVKVSFRTRDQLTAIAGSPRHQGVVARVAAAPYADVERLLEIAGERGEAGFFLAVDQVQDPRNLGAILRSADAFGAHGVIVPKHHQVGLTGAVARTSMGAIGAVVVARETNLVFALEKLKESGVWIYGTSIAGGVPPWGADLREPLCLVLGSEGEGLRPLVARTCDALLTIPMTGRVGSLNVAAAAAVLCYEVERQRQERRKSP